A genome region from Megalobrama amblycephala isolate DHTTF-2021 linkage group LG18, ASM1881202v1, whole genome shotgun sequence includes the following:
- the cldn2 gene encoding claudin-2, whose amino-acid sequence MAIVALELMGFFFGLFGMLGTLVATLLPYWATSAHVGPNIVTAVVSMKGLWMECVYQSTGAFQCETYNTLLGLTTDLQAARAMMVISSIFSVMACALSTVGMQCTVCMDGSSIKTKVAGAGGFLFLLAGLLSLIPVSWKTHEVVQTFYMQNMPASLKFEIGDCLYVGLASSLLSMLGGGLLSASCCDDLDGSRGNRHHYPYPDRTIPRGLPLSMPYHPANLHLTTNPNLTNKNQTLNSHTSTSTHSTMPAQGPRKTARQNTAAGYDVTGYV is encoded by the coding sequence ATGGCGATAGTAGCACTGGAGTTGATGGGTTTCTTTTTTGGCCTTTTTGGCATGCTTGGAACCCTAGTAGCCACTCTTCTGCCATATTGGGCAACATCTGCACATGTTGGCCCCAACATCGTGACAGCGGTAGTCAGCATGAAAGGTCTGTGGATGGAATGCGTGTACCAGAGCACTGGAGCCTTCCAGTGTGAGACCTACAACACCCTTCTGGGGCTCACCACTGATCTACAAGCAGCCAGAGCCATGATGGTCATCTCGTCCATCTTTTCTGTCATGGCCTGTGCGTTATCCACTGTCGGCATGCAGTGCACTGTCTGCATGGATGGCTCTTCTATCAAGACCAAGGTGGCTGGGGCAGGTGGTTTCTTGTTTCTCCTGGCAGGGCTTTTGTCGTTGATCCCTGTGTCTTGGAAGACCCATGAGGTGGTGCAGACCTTCTACATGCAGAACATGCCAGCCAGTCTTAAGTTTGAGATTGGTGACTGCCTGTATGTGGGTTTGGCTTCTTCACTCTTGTCCATGCTAGGTGGAGGGCTGTTGAGTGCATCCTGTTGTGATGATTTAGATGGTAGCAGGGGAAACAGACACCATTACCCCTACCCTGACCGCACCATCCCACGCGGACTGCCCCTTTCGATGCCCTACCATCCAGCTAATCTACATTTGACCACAAACCCTAACCTTACCAACAAGAACCAGACCCTTAACAGCCATACAAGCACTAGTACCCACTCCACTATGCCCGCCCAGGGTCCCAGGAAAACGGCTCGGCAGAACACAGCAGCTGGGTATGATGTCACTGGCTACGTTTGA